A single Asterias rubens chromosome 13, eAstRub1.3, whole genome shotgun sequence DNA region contains:
- the LOC117298801 gene encoding uncharacterized protein LOC117298801, whose amino-acid sequence MDRPSSPADGGERSLRLIKPYYELLNDLSKDVDEDYLQELCTLSQSLNIPDEKFECDTPLELFRKLDKYGSIGEDKTGFLKEILQAASHNPGVEMVEWYEKERQEHLESVAALLKENDPLFVGRTAFVRKILEVFQDSHSTGCRCVLVYGLAGTGKTKLAVESCALYKKQQTGSLTRLVKVNLHKATSNSEVWLWTFRSLTGKQISFNQFEISLFKDWVLNCEQDTIVYLDNADAILNSSSGSKKEFIRTLSDILSLKNSLVKILITSRHPVDVKGPSDIPHFAEIKLEPLTEKESTVLLRKMVTRDTDSGAPITDESSLVEIARLCGWNPQALRAVASRLRSNFKPKELAEHLKRFELIERVLEPGFMSASATFQGIEEGQQMVLKSLNAMFEQLEEPLKRALLKLTVFPASFTSKQAATILDHEDAKAKYDLDDLETLSLVEKDQLGVFETGRVGNEPCHYVHPLVRFVCLTKVQSSQADRDDYEVALRRFIEFVNGLMKTLTKLGHRDFPKAQAEYEQNTTNVLHFLEIDMGRKFDSKSTGGQQDLQESLPRPNTREELYSMLQTFLDPMKRLEYYDIKSEQMLAENEVVGWAYFKGWVGDEQVTLAQYSNALKTIEEPLRRVRSFTLTVDSERAKAKLLYVKGRICSENEEFSEAVALLEEALSIHQHLLGAHTVTARCLNALGHAYYNEAEESRVETGAKALEYHQKAWDMLRKITNGHPKKHFDAPEYLLNIGASYHLAGKNSCHEKKANELFRRAIKTYEEALELAESLKLMKLPSTAYMLKNIAMSYYEMGEYEKALPRATEAGQIREATCSLHPATARNLYFIGTLHEKIGDQLSKAGKTRESGDHLLEGLEYFKKALDVEFKLEKHSTEYFYLKKDTIELMETLHMDKDIEKYRLRFQREDEKAGCSTHEQTSTSNYEDTVEVSMHHHLIGTDDADSQGDDAGASKTRKRKTPGPVMLEESPNKICKCC is encoded by the exons ATGGACCGTCCATCGAGCCCAGCGGACGGCGGCGAGCGCTCTCTGAGACTCATCAAGCCATACTACGAGCTCTTAAACGATTTAAGCAAAGATGTGGATGAAGACTATTTGCAGGAGTTGTGTACTCTCAGTCAAAGTCTTAATATACCAGATGAGAAGTTCGAATGTGACACACCTTTGGAACTGTTTCG GAAATTGGATAAATATGGAAGCATTGGAGAAGACAAAACAGGATTTCTGAAGGAGATTTTGCAGGCGGCAAGCCATAATCCAGGCGTAGAAATG GTTGAGTGGTATGAGAAAGAAAGGCAAGAACATCTTGAGAGTGTGGCAGCTCTGCTCAAAGAAAACGATCCATTATTTGTGGGACGTACGGCGTTTGTGCGAAAGATCCTGGAAGTATTTCAAGACAGCCACTCGACCGGGTGCCGCTGTGTTTTGGTCTACGGGCTGGCCGGTACGGGAAAGACCAAACTGGCAGTGGAGAGTTGCGCCCTGTACAAGAAGCAGCAGACAGGCTCATTGACACG ACTTGTCAAAGTAAACCTCCACAAAGCAACGAGTAACAGCGAAGTTTGGCTGTGGACATTCAGAAGTCTAACCGGAAAGCAAATTTCCTTCAATCAGTTTGAGATCTCCCTCTTCAAAGACTGGGTTTTGAATTGTGAACAAG ATACAATTGTATATCTGGACAACGCAGACGCCATTTTGAATTCCTCGTCAGGCAGCAAGAAAGAATTCATCCGAACCTTATCAGACATTTTGAGTTTAAAGAACAGTCTGGTCAAAATCCTCATCACTTCCCGCCATCCAGTCGACGTCAAGGGCCCCTCCGATATCCCGCACTTCGCAGAAATAAAACTCGAGCCCTTAACCGAAAAAGAGTCCACCGTCTTACTCAGAAAAATGGTGACGCGAGACACCGACAGTGGGGCACCCATCACAGACGAGTCTTCCCTTGTGGAGATTGCAAGGTTGTGCGGCTGGAACCCACAAGCTTTACGTGCCGTGGCGAGCCGCCTAAGGTCTAATTTTAAACCCAAAGAGTTAGCCGAGCACCTGAAGAGATTCGAGCTTATTGAAAGAGTTCTTGAACCGGGTTTCATGTCAGCAAGTGCAACATTTCAAGGTATCGAAGAGGGCCAACAGATGGTTCTTAAGTCACTGAACGCAATGTTTGAGCAGCTTGAAGAACCcctaaagagggcgctgttgaagtTGACCGTCTTTCCAGCTTCATTTACTTCCAAGCAAGCGGCTACTATCTTAGATCATGAAGATGCGAAAGCCAAATACGACTTAGATGATTTGGAGACACTGAGCCTTGTCGAGAAAGATCAGCTGGGTGTCTTCGAAACTGGGAGGGTTGGCAATGAGCCTTGTCATTACGTTCACCCACTGGTTCGATTCGTATGCCTGACGAAAGTACAGTCCAGTCAAGCAGACAGAGATGATTACGAAGTCGCACTGCGTCGATTCATCGAGTTCGTGAATGGACTGATGAAAACCCTGACCAAGTTGGGACATCGAGACTTCCCGAAAGCCCAGGCCGAGTATGAACAGAATACGACCAACGTGTTACACTTTCTTGAGATTGACATGGGCAGAAAGTTTGATTCAAAATCAACTGGTGGCCAGCAAGATTTGCAGGAATCTCTGCCACGCCCGAATACCCGAGAAGAACTGTACAGCATGTTACAAACCTTCTTAGACCCGATGAAACGGTTGGAATATTATGACATCAAAAGTGAGCAGATGCTTGCTGAAAACGAAGTGGTAGGCTGGGCGTACTTTAAAGGTTGGGTCGGTGATGAGCAAGTAACATTAGCTCAATACTCCAACGCCTTGAAGACCATTGAGGAGCCTTTAAGACGTGTGAGAAGCTTTACGTTGACGGTCGACAGTGAACGAGCCAAGGCCAAATTGCTTTACGTCAAGGGCCGCATCTGTTCCGAAAATGAGGAGTTTTCAGAAGCTGTCGCCTTGCTAGAGGAAGCCCTCTCGATACACCAGCATCTTCTCGGAGCTCATACAGTCACGGCTCGATGTCTTAACGCTCTCGGTCACGCCTACTACAACGAGGCGGAGGAGAGCCGGGTGGAGACGGGTGCCAAGGCACTGGAGTACCACCAGAAGGCATGGGACATGCTGAGGAAGATTACGAATGGCCACCCGAAGAAGCACTTCGATGCACCGGAGTACCTCCTGAATATAG gggCTAGTTATCACCTGGCGGGGAAGAACAGTTGCCATGAGAAGAAAGCTAATGAGCTTTTCAGACGTGCTATTAAGACGTATGAAGAAGCACTGGAGCTTGCCGAGTCACTCAAGCTTATGAAACTACCCAGTACTGCCTACATGTTGAAGAACATTGCTATGAGCTACTATGAGATGGGG GAATACGAGAAGGCATTACCAAGGGCAACAGAAGCAGGTCAGATCAGAGAGGCGACGTGTAGCTTACATCCCGCAACAGCACGCAATCTGTACTTCATTGGTACTCTACACGAAAAAATAGGAGACCAACTCAGTAAAGCAG GCAAGACACGGGAGTCCGGCGATCATCTTCTCGAGGGGTTGGAGTACTTCAAGAAGGCCCTTGACGTGGAATTCAAGCTCGAGAAACACAGCACAGAGTATTTCTACCTGAAGAAAGACACCATTGAACTGATGGAAACACTTCACATGGATAAGGACATTGAAAAATACCGCTTAAGGTTTCAG CGAGAAGACGAAAAGGCCGGCTGTTCTACACATGAACAAACCTCGACTTCTAACTATGAGGATACAGTCGAGGTATCAATGCACCATCATCTTATTGGGACTGATGATGCAGACTCACAAGGAGACGACGCTGGTGCATCCAAGACACGAAAAAGGAAGACACCAG GACCTGTGATGTTAGAGGAGAGCCCGAACAAAATTTGTAAATGCTGCTGA
- the LOC117298435 gene encoding uncharacterized protein LOC117298435 yields MAHASEPGMDTSARATIDDRRRIKPFYELLTNLGNELLNCELAEAQIMCRGQGVPEEKLHTQQPLELLRTLDDMGIIGEDNTDFLKQLLHAAGCLEGKEYVEVYEQERSKHLKDVEILLGRKDQFFVGRTKYVSKILDVFHDTNNVKCRCVLVYGLAGTGKTKLAVESCAIYKGQQKKSATRLYRVNLRKATKAEEVWLWTLNSVAGRQVTQSQFNMPLVKDWIKKCCQDTIILLDNADDIIRPSSTSRDHFINTITDILDLNNAFVKILMTSRHPVDVHCLKDLPNFLELKLEPLQVHDSIYLLRKMVDQAQSSSGIAVAGGDSTRDDTPLFEIAKLCGNNPQALRALASRLSSGFQPDKLIEHLKIPALIPKVLDPGSLAASTAVQDERKDFEDQPMVLSALSITYEELPQHLKEVLLKLSVLPTSFSLQQGAMILGRDKPDEVKYDLEDLRKWCLIDKENFDDFDCGVNDDDTYYYIHPLVRSTCLTKLKSSKLYEVAYEDAVRRFFVYINDRLKQLTELGHKDFSRALSKFQLEKTNVFHYLELDMGNKFGCKVNETEQTTVNPTPLPDTREGLYSIFETFLEPSKRLEYYQNRSRVMLSRKEIEGWAYLQGWVADELVVKAKYDDAWETVEEPLKILQVRETESGITNDLERARAQLMYVKGRVLVGRREYSKAFEVLKQALSMQQRILGNHSVTARCLNALGHAYYNKADEGFLSSGVDEAHEYHKKAWEMLVKVTDGKPEKHFDAPMYLLNIGASYHQMGKKNLLLRKGKAKKFFELAIANYNEAYELARALRLTNSSNSAFILKNMAMSHCEMEDYEKALPLAIHAAEIREKSIGIHPTTARNLYFIGSLYDSLGDKYIKKDKKTSDQHFTDALEYYNKALKMEMQLGPRGHSIEYEDLKTDLQSLLKKRQGDKTELETYQRIFHDADKSAMSPEEVTLTFDSLPDVARQSARGQHEPQDDDDMDVNEADDNSGATRRRAPAPVFMQETASKKRRCNIQ; encoded by the exons ATGGCCCACGCATCAGAACCAGGTATGGATACCTCAGCTCGCGCCACCATCGACGACAGAAGGAGAATCAAACCATTTTACGAGCTACTCACCAATCTGGGGAATGAACTACTCAACTGTGAGCTCGCAGAGGCTCAAATCATGTGCAGAGGACAAGGAGTGCCGGAAGAGAAACTCCACACACAACAACCTTTGGAACTACTTCG GACCCTTGATGACATGGGAATCATCGGAGAAGACAACACAGACTTTCTCAAGCAGTTACTTCACGCAGCAGGATGCTTAGAGGGCAAAGAATAT GTGGAAGTGTACGAACAAGAGAGGAGCAAACATCTTAAAGACGTTGAAATCCTCCTCGGCAGAAAAGATCAATTTTTCGTCGGACGTACCAAATACGTCAGTAAAATTCTCGACGTTTTCCATGATACGAATAATGTCAAATGTCGATGTGTTTTGGTCTACGGACTGGCTGGTACGGGAAAGACGAAGCTGGCAGTGGAAAGTTGCGCCATCTACAAGGGGCAGCAGAAGAAATCAGCCACTAG GCTTTATCGTGTAAACCTTCGTAAAGCTACAAAGGCGGAAGAGGTTTGGCTGTGGACCCTAAATAGCGTGGCGGGAAGGCAAGTCACACAGAGTCAGTTCAACATGCCGCTGGTGAAGGACTGGATAAAGAAATGTTGCCAAG aTACTATCATTCTATTGGACAACGCTGACGATATAATCAGACCCTCTTCTACCAGCAGAGACCATTTCATCAACACAATAACCGACATTCTAGACTTGAACAACGCGTTCGTTAAAATCCTCATGACGTCACGGCATCCTGTGGATGTCCATTGTCTTAAAGATTTGCCAAACTTCCTCGAGCTGAAGCTTGAGCCACTGCAGGTTCACGACTCCATCTACTTGCTGAGGAAGATGGTAGACCAGGCTCAGAGTTCCTCCGGGATAGCTGTTGCCGGTGGGGACAGCACCAGAGATGACACGCCATTGTTTGAGATTGCTAAGCTGTGTGGGAACAACCCGCAGGCCCTGCGTGCCTTAGCGAGCCGCCTCAGCAGCGGGTTCCAACCAGATAAACTCATAGAGCATCTGAAGATACCAGCACTGATCCCTAAAGTCCTGGATCCTGGATCTCTAGCAGCCAGTACAGCTGTCCAGGATGAGAGAAAGGACTTCGAGGATCAACCGATGGTCCTGAGTGCTCTGAGTATCACTTACGAGGAACTTCCACAGCATCTCAAGGAGGTACTGTTGAAATTATCCGTGCTCCCGACCTCCTTCAGCTTACAACAAGGAGCCATGATTCTGGGAAGAGATAAACCAGACGAGGTGAAGTATGACCTGGAGGATTTGAGGAAGTGGTGTCTTATAGATAAAGAGAACTTTGATGACTTCGACTGTGGAGTAAACGATGACGACACATACTACTACATACATCCCCTGGTAAGATCCACTTGTTTGACCAAGTTAAAGTCAAGTAAGCTTTACGAAGTCGCGTACGAAGACGCTGTGCGTCGCTTCTTCGTGTACATCAATGATCGGCTCAAACAGTTAACGGAGCTTGGTCATAAAGACTTCTCCCGCGCCCTGTCAAAGTTTCAGTTGGAAAAGACGAACGTTTTCCACTACTTGGAACTCGACATGGGTAACAAGTTCGGTTGTAAGGTGAATGAGACTGAACAGACAACCGTCAACCCTACACCTCTTCCTGACACCAGGGAGGGTCTCTACAGCATCTTCGAAACCTTCTTGGAGCCATCAAAACGCTTGGAGTATTATCAGAATCGTAGCAGAGTAATGCTGAGCAGAAAGGAAATCGAAGGTTGGGCTTACCTACAAGGATGGGTCGCTGATGAGCTTGTTGTTAAGGCTAAATACGACGACGCTTGGGAGACGGTTGAAGAGCCTCTAAAGATTCTCCAGGTCAGAGAAACCGAGAGTGGCATCACGAATGACTTAGAAAGGGCCAGAGCTCAGCTTATGTACGTCAAGGGCCGTGTCCTAGTCGGACGACGTGAATACAGCAAAGCCTTTGAGGTACTGAAGCAGGCATTATCGATGCAGCAACGTATCTTGGGGAATCACTCCGTCACAGCTCGTTGCCTGAATGCTCTCGGTCATGCCTACTACAACAAGGCCGATGAAGGGTTTCTATCCAGCGGAGTGGACGAGGCTCACGAGTATCACAAGAAAGCATGGGAGATGCTGGTCAAGGTAACCGATGGCAAACCAGAGAAGCATTTTGACGCACCTATGTATCTGCTCAATATTGGCGCCAGTTACCATCAGATGGGGAAGAAGAATCTACTGTTGCGTAAGGGGAAAGCTAAGAAGTTCTTTGAGTTGGCGATCGCCAACTACAACGAAGCTTACGAGCTTGCAAGAGCCCTAAgattgaccaactcgtccaacaGTGCCTTCATTCTGAAGAATATGGCGATGAGCCACTGTGAGATGGAG GATTATGAGAAAGCCTTGCCGCTGGCTATCCATGCAGCTGAAATAAGGGAGAAGTCGATAGGTATCCACCCCACTACTGCACGCAACCTGTACTTCATTGGTTCACTCTACGACAGCCTGGGCGATAAATACATCAAGAAAG ACAAGAAAACATCTGACCAACACTTCACAGACGCCTTAGAATACTACAACAAAGCACTCAAGATGGAGATGCAGTTGGGACCAAGGGGTCATAGTATCGAGTATGAGGATCTCAAGACGGACCTGCAAAGTTTGCTCAAGAAACGCCAAGGAGACAAGACGGAGCTTGAGACATACCAAAGAATATTTCAT GACGCTGATAAGAGTGCAATGTCACCGGAAGAGGTGACCTTGACCTTTGACTCTTTACCGGATGTTGCAAGGCAGTCAGCAAGAGGTCAACACGAGCCACAAGACGACGATGACATGGATGTCAATGAGGCAGACGACAATTCAGGAGCGACAAGACGAAGAGCGCCAG CACCAGTTTTCATGCAAGAGACTGCGAGTAAAAAGAGGCGCTGCAACATACAATAG